The following are encoded in a window of Massilia sp. R2A-15 genomic DNA:
- a CDS encoding TonB-dependent receptor produces MITHKRIQLTKLALALSIALAAAPSFAQNTTSAIAGRISGPDGKPASGATVTIVHTESGSVSTVTTDAEGRYIARGLRTGGPYTITISRNGVTEKREGVFTQLAETASVDATIGAIQSVTVTGSAARSEKFSRSNMGATTNIGATELATQASIQRNLQDYARADPRVSQTDKERGELSVAGQNSRYNSMTIDGVAVNDTFGLEANGSPTARQPISIEAIQSVQVNVANYDVTQKGYTGANINAVTKSGTNDWKGGMYYVFRDDRLVGKRYNYTNDTYFDAPAFEETTKGGWVSGPLVQDKLFLFALLEEHKSTRTAPAFGPLGSPMTNVGITPAAIASAQAIAKNTYNVDIGGLNVPEGSALSVREQMIKVDWNISDKHRANLRYATTNQAEPIFPFISSTGLTLDSTFYSQGKTIETTVAQVFSDWTPNFSTELKASRRKYDAVPTNNSRMPLVGLQFTGPLPAGSPAGVPTGSRFLNFGTENSRQRNILGTDTQDLYAGANWSIDDHEIKFGTDYARNRIYNAFLQNIFGNYTFGCVNSSATYTYSFGAVNCSTSSQATIEQAVLENFRIGRPSAYTVQVAAPGGSLDNAVANFTLKNTGLFAQDTWNVSPALTLTYGVRIDSAKVDNRPLANAAAAAPMVPGKVVGGVFTRQSGGFGYDNTRTIDGQKLIQPRFGFNYKLMPDRNMQLRGGAGLFQGAAATVWMSNPFSNPGIATRVITCSTSTTPQCPSTGGTFSANPDTQPTSIAGSTPAANVDFLDPSLRQPSIWKSNLAFETELPWYGVVFGAEMLYTKNKDSIYYESLNLGAPTATGTDGRNLYYNANGLDSTKFTAANGSVTVSGVSSKALSNLSYGNVMLAKKTDLGDAKVLTLSFSRPLTRGLGWSVAYSRTDATEVSPLTSSVSTSNFNGRSVFNPNENVASNSSYLVKDRVNMLVNWQKKFFGTYNTRFGLFYEGRSGKPFSWTVNNDLNGDGLAGNDLMYIPKAPGSGDVLFYGDTAANHPAEDKFWGIVNGDKDLRNAAGSVVKRNGSFAPWTNSFDMRISQEIPGLFARNKASLAIDFLNFGNLLNKRWGHINEVTFQSAGGQARSFVDYVGIDKASGKYVYAVRPQVESLDIRQAKGESQWAIQATVKYEF; encoded by the coding sequence ATGATCACTCACAAACGGATCCAGCTGACCAAGCTGGCGCTGGCATTGTCCATCGCGTTGGCCGCCGCGCCATCCTTTGCACAGAACACGACCTCTGCGATCGCAGGTCGTATTTCCGGCCCGGACGGAAAACCCGCCAGCGGCGCCACCGTCACCATCGTGCACACCGAATCGGGTTCGGTCAGCACCGTGACGACGGACGCCGAAGGCCGCTACATTGCGCGCGGCTTGCGTACCGGCGGTCCATACACGATCACCATCAGCCGTAACGGCGTGACGGAAAAGCGTGAAGGCGTGTTTACCCAGCTGGCCGAGACCGCATCGGTCGACGCCACCATCGGCGCGATCCAGTCCGTGACCGTGACCGGCTCGGCCGCACGTTCGGAAAAATTCTCGCGCAGCAACATGGGCGCCACCACCAACATCGGCGCCACCGAACTGGCCACCCAGGCTTCGATCCAGCGCAACCTGCAGGATTACGCCCGTGCTGACCCGCGCGTGTCGCAGACCGACAAGGAGCGCGGCGAACTGTCCGTGGCCGGCCAGAACTCGCGCTACAACTCGATGACCATCGACGGCGTGGCCGTGAACGACACCTTCGGCCTGGAAGCGAACGGCAGCCCGACGGCGCGCCAGCCGATCTCGATCGAAGCGATCCAGTCGGTGCAGGTGAACGTCGCCAACTACGACGTGACCCAGAAGGGCTACACTGGCGCCAACATCAACGCGGTCACCAAGTCGGGCACCAACGACTGGAAGGGCGGGATGTACTACGTGTTCCGCGACGACCGCCTGGTCGGCAAGCGCTACAACTACACCAACGACACCTACTTCGACGCGCCTGCGTTCGAAGAGACGACCAAGGGCGGCTGGGTCAGCGGCCCGCTGGTCCAGGACAAGCTGTTCCTGTTCGCGCTGCTCGAAGAGCACAAGAGCACCCGTACCGCGCCGGCCTTCGGCCCGCTGGGCAGCCCGATGACCAACGTCGGCATCACGCCGGCCGCGATTGCATCGGCACAAGCGATTGCCAAGAACACCTACAACGTCGACATCGGCGGCCTGAACGTGCCGGAAGGCTCGGCCCTGTCGGTGCGCGAGCAGATGATCAAGGTGGACTGGAACATCAGCGACAAGCATCGCGCCAACCTGCGCTACGCCACGACCAACCAGGCCGAGCCGATCTTCCCGTTCATTTCCTCGACCGGCCTGACGCTCGATTCGACCTTCTACTCGCAAGGCAAGACCATCGAGACCACGGTCGCCCAGGTGTTTTCGGACTGGACGCCGAACTTCTCGACCGAGCTGAAGGCGTCGCGCCGCAAGTACGACGCCGTGCCGACCAACAACTCGCGCATGCCGCTGGTTGGCCTGCAGTTCACCGGCCCGCTGCCAGCCGGCAGCCCCGCCGGCGTGCCGACCGGCAGCCGCTTCCTGAACTTCGGTACCGAAAACAGCCGTCAGCGCAACATCCTCGGCACCGATACCCAGGATCTGTATGCCGGCGCCAACTGGTCGATCGACGACCACGAGATCAAGTTCGGTACCGACTATGCCCGCAACCGCATCTACAATGCGTTCCTGCAGAACATCTTCGGCAACTACACCTTCGGTTGCGTCAACAGCAGCGCCACCTACACCTACTCGTTCGGCGCCGTGAACTGCTCGACCAGCAGCCAGGCAACGATCGAGCAGGCCGTGCTGGAAAACTTCCGCATCGGCCGTCCATCGGCCTACACGGTCCAGGTAGCAGCACCGGGCGGTTCGCTGGATAACGCTGTCGCCAACTTCACGCTGAAAAACACCGGCCTGTTCGCGCAGGATACCTGGAACGTCTCGCCGGCCCTGACCCTGACCTACGGCGTGCGCATCGACTCGGCCAAGGTGGACAACCGTCCGCTGGCCAACGCCGCTGCCGCAGCGCCTATGGTTCCGGGCAAGGTTGTCGGCGGCGTCTTCACGCGCCAGTCCGGTGGCTTCGGCTACGACAACACCCGCACCATCGATGGCCAGAAGCTGATCCAGCCGCGCTTCGGCTTCAACTACAAGCTGATGCCTGACCGCAATATGCAACTGCGCGGCGGCGCCGGCCTGTTCCAGGGCGCGGCAGCAACGGTGTGGATGTCCAACCCGTTCTCCAACCCTGGTATCGCCACCCGCGTGATCACCTGCAGCACCTCGACCACGCCGCAGTGCCCATCGACCGGCGGCACGTTCAGCGCCAACCCGGACACCCAGCCGACCAGCATCGCCGGCTCGACCCCGGCGGCGAACGTCGACTTCCTCGACCCGAGCCTGCGCCAGCCTTCGATCTGGAAATCGAACCTGGCGTTCGAGACCGAACTGCCATGGTATGGCGTCGTGTTCGGTGCTGAGATGCTGTACACCAAGAACAAGGATTCGATCTACTACGAATCGCTGAACCTGGGTGCACCAACCGCCACCGGTACCGACGGCCGCAACCTGTACTACAACGCAAACGGCCTGGACAGCACCAAGTTCACCGCAGCGAACGGTTCCGTGACCGTCAGCGGCGTGTCGTCGAAAGCGCTGAGCAACCTGAGCTACGGCAACGTCATGCTGGCCAAGAAGACCGACCTGGGCGACGCCAAAGTGCTGACCCTGTCGTTCTCGCGTCCGCTGACCCGCGGGCTGGGTTGGTCGGTCGCCTACTCGCGCACCGATGCAACCGAAGTGTCGCCGCTGACCTCGTCGGTCTCGACCTCGAACTTCAACGGCCGCTCGGTATTCAACCCGAACGAAAACGTTGCCTCGAACTCGAGCTACCTGGTCAAGGACCGCGTCAACATGCTGGTGAACTGGCAGAAGAAATTCTTCGGCACGTACAACACCCGCTTCGGCCTGTTCTACGAAGGCCGTTCGGGCAAGCCATTTAGCTGGACGGTCAACAATGACCTGAACGGTGACGGCCTGGCCGGTAACGACCTGATGTACATTCCGAAGGCCCCAGGTTCGGGCGACGTGCTGTTCTACGGCGACACGGCCGCCAACCACCCTGCCGAAGACAAGTTCTGGGGCATCGTCAACGGCGACAAGGACCTGCGCAATGCGGCAGGCAGCGTCGTGAAACGTAACGGCAGCTTCGCGCCTTGGACCAACAGCTTCGACATGCGCATCAGCCAGGAGATTCCAGGCCTGTTTGCCCGTAACAAGGCCAGCCTGGCAATCGACTTCCTGAACTTCGGCAACCTGCTGAACAAGCGTTGGGGTCACATCAACGAAGTGACGTTCCAGTCCGCCGGCGGCCAGGCACGCAGCTTCGTCGACTATGTTGGTATCGACAAGGCAAGCGGCAAGTATGTGTACGCCGTGCGTCCGCAAGTCGAGAGCCTCGACATTCGCCAGGCCAAGGGCGAATCGCAGTGGGCAATCCAGGCAACGGTCAAGTACGAGTTCTGA
- a CDS encoding adenosine deaminase, with amino-acid sequence MHKTLSGAMLALALAGIAVDAGAKGPATKGNEAATAHYFAGLVSGADPKLAELTMFFSQMPKGGDLHHHYSGALYAEQYVDFLDKQGLCVNKTTYRIETNKAVIDAERALPAAQRNCLSSGEVYADDAAYRELLQRWSSKDFRNHGAVQPPPDRQFFQTFGFFGPVSNANFNEGLQTLKQRAIAENVSYIETMFKMAPFSTDAGFDARAWQARDDAELTALMRSQLAQLNQDAGFQRTIDDYVAKIASAAAGIDDDKFTMRYQSYVLRLLAPSQVFSSMVAGFKAAGQSELIVGVNIVGQESQMVSMRDYTLHMKMFQFLKAQYPNVKVALHAGELALGDVAPEGLKFHIDQALALGHADRIGHGIDLAHESNVLGIMKKMREADIPVEINLTSNDFINGVRGEAHPVTLYRKHGVPFVISTDDAGVTRHDLSNEYMLFASRYKPDYAEVKRLSYDSVRYAFLPEAQKQRLKRQLDVRFGKFEADIAALDRQRTAPAR; translated from the coding sequence ATGCACAAGACATTAAGCGGCGCCATGCTCGCCCTGGCCCTGGCGGGCATCGCCGTCGACGCCGGCGCCAAGGGTCCTGCCACCAAGGGCAACGAAGCGGCCACTGCGCATTATTTCGCCGGCCTGGTTAGCGGCGCGGATCCGAAGCTGGCCGAACTGACCATGTTCTTTTCGCAAATGCCCAAGGGCGGCGACCTGCATCACCATTATTCGGGCGCGCTGTACGCCGAGCAGTACGTCGATTTCCTCGACAAGCAGGGCCTGTGCGTCAACAAGACCACCTACCGCATCGAAACGAACAAGGCCGTGATCGACGCCGAGCGCGCGCTGCCCGCGGCGCAGCGCAACTGCCTGTCCTCGGGCGAAGTGTATGCGGACGACGCCGCCTACCGCGAGCTGCTGCAGCGCTGGTCGAGCAAGGACTTCCGCAACCACGGCGCGGTGCAGCCGCCGCCGGACCGCCAGTTCTTCCAGACCTTCGGCTTCTTCGGCCCGGTGTCGAACGCCAATTTCAATGAGGGCCTGCAGACCCTCAAGCAGCGCGCCATCGCGGAGAACGTCAGCTACATCGAAACGATGTTCAAGATGGCGCCGTTCTCGACCGACGCCGGTTTCGACGCCCGGGCCTGGCAGGCGCGCGACGACGCGGAGCTGACCGCGCTGATGCGCAGCCAGCTCGCCCAGCTGAACCAGGACGCCGGCTTCCAGCGCACCATCGACGATTACGTCGCCAAGATCGCCTCGGCCGCGGCCGGCATCGACGACGACAAATTCACCATGCGCTACCAGTCCTACGTGCTGCGCCTGCTGGCGCCGTCGCAGGTGTTCTCGTCGATGGTGGCCGGCTTCAAGGCGGCCGGCCAGAGCGAGCTGATCGTCGGCGTCAACATCGTCGGCCAGGAAAGCCAGATGGTGTCGATGCGCGACTACACCTTGCACATGAAGATGTTCCAGTTCCTCAAGGCGCAGTATCCGAACGTCAAGGTCGCGCTGCACGCGGGCGAGCTGGCGCTGGGCGACGTCGCGCCGGAAGGGCTCAAGTTCCACATCGACCAGGCGCTGGCGCTGGGCCACGCCGACCGCATCGGCCACGGCATCGACCTGGCGCACGAGAGCAACGTGCTGGGCATCATGAAGAAGATGCGCGAGGCTGACATTCCCGTCGAGATCAACCTCACCAGCAACGACTTCATCAACGGCGTGCGCGGCGAGGCCCATCCGGTGACCCTGTACCGCAAGCATGGCGTGCCCTTCGTCATCTCGACCGACGACGCCGGGGTGACGCGCCACGACTTGTCCAACGAGTACATGCTGTTTGCCAGCCGCTACAAGCCAGACTACGCCGAGGTGAAGAGGCTGTCCTACGACAGCGTGCGCTACGCCTTCCTGCCCGAAGCGCAGAAGCAGCGCCTGAAGCGCCAGCTCGACGTGCGTTTCGGCAAATTCGAGGCCGACATCGCCGCGCTCGACCGCCAGCGCACCGCACCCGCCCGCTGA
- a CDS encoding response regulator translates to MANQKILVVDDSLSQRLVLNALLTKEGHRVIMANDGEEAVAKAKSELPDLIIMDIVMPGLNGFQATRAITNDETTWHIPVILLTSKDMDSDRVWALRQGATAFLNKPLDHVKLLELIETLA, encoded by the coding sequence ATGGCCAATCAAAAAATACTTGTAGTGGACGATTCCCTGTCGCAGCGGCTGGTCCTGAACGCCCTCCTGACCAAGGAGGGGCACCGCGTCATCATGGCCAACGACGGCGAGGAAGCCGTCGCCAAGGCGAAGAGCGAGCTGCCGGACCTGATCATCATGGATATCGTCATGCCGGGCCTGAACGGTTTCCAGGCCACGCGCGCCATCACCAACGACGAGACCACCTGGCACATCCCGGTGATCCTGTTGACCAGCAAGGACATGGATTCGGACCGCGTGTGGGCGCTGCGCCAGGGCGCCACCGCCTTCCTCAACAAGCCGCTCGATCATGTCAAGCTGCTCGAGCTGATCGAAACGCTGGCGTAA
- the guaD gene encoding guanine deaminase encodes MSTVMPSLRAYRASLLHFHADPAFAEHAYSWHEDGLLLVDGDKIHAAGDYAQLAPTLPEGVEVHDYRGKLIVPGFIDTHLHFPQTDMIASPAPGLLPWLETYTFPTERQFSDPAHGREVAEFFLDQLLRSGTTTAMVYCTVHKESVDAFFEASEARGLRMVAGKVLMDRNCPEFLADTAESGARDSEELIRKWHKRGRSLYALTPRFAPTSTEAQLTLTGELARAYPDTFIQTHVSENRDECEWVKSLFPASRSYLDVYDHYGLLRPRAFFGHCIWLDDRDFARMAETQSAAAVCPTSNLFLGSGLFDFERADVARVPLSLASDVGAGTAFCMLQTMNEAYKVARMKGSYLPALRMFYLATLGAARAMQLEGTIGNFAPGTEADFIVLDPQATPLLARRSAELNNLEELLFALALLGDDRAIAATYSGGRLVHQR; translated from the coding sequence ATGTCCACTGTAATGCCAAGCCTGCGGGCCTATCGCGCCAGCCTGCTGCACTTCCACGCCGATCCGGCGTTCGCCGAACATGCCTACTCCTGGCATGAGGACGGACTGCTGCTGGTCGACGGCGACAAGATCCATGCCGCCGGCGATTACGCCCAGCTGGCGCCTACGCTGCCCGAGGGCGTCGAGGTGCATGACTACCGCGGCAAGCTGATCGTCCCCGGCTTCATCGACACCCATCTGCATTTTCCGCAGACCGACATGATCGCTTCGCCGGCGCCTGGCCTCCTGCCGTGGCTGGAGACCTACACCTTCCCGACCGAGCGCCAGTTTTCCGACCCGGCGCACGGGCGCGAAGTGGCCGAGTTCTTCCTCGACCAGCTGCTGCGCAGCGGGACGACGACCGCGATGGTCTACTGCACCGTGCACAAGGAATCGGTGGACGCGTTTTTCGAAGCCAGCGAAGCGCGCGGCCTGCGCATGGTCGCCGGCAAAGTGCTCATGGACCGCAACTGCCCCGAATTCCTCGCCGACACGGCGGAGAGTGGGGCGCGCGACAGCGAAGAGCTGATCCGCAAATGGCACAAGCGCGGGCGCTCGCTGTACGCGCTGACGCCGCGCTTTGCGCCGACGTCGACCGAAGCCCAGCTCACGCTGACGGGCGAACTGGCGCGGGCCTACCCGGACACCTTCATCCAGACCCACGTGTCGGAAAACCGCGACGAATGCGAGTGGGTCAAGTCGCTGTTCCCGGCGTCGCGCAGCTACCTCGACGTGTACGACCACTACGGCCTGCTGCGTCCGCGCGCCTTTTTCGGCCACTGCATCTGGCTCGACGACCGCGACTTCGCGCGCATGGCCGAAACGCAGTCGGCGGCGGCGGTGTGCCCGACCTCCAACCTGTTCCTGGGCAGCGGGCTGTTCGACTTCGAGCGCGCCGACGTGGCGCGGGTGCCGCTGTCGCTGGCGTCGGACGTGGGCGCCGGCACGGCGTTCTGCATGCTGCAGACGATGAACGAGGCGTACAAGGTGGCGCGCATGAAGGGCAGCTACCTGCCGGCGCTGCGCATGTTCTACCTGGCGACGCTGGGCGCCGCGCGGGCGATGCAGCTCGAAGGGACGATCGGCAATTTCGCGCCGGGGACCGAGGCGGACTTTATCGTGCTCGATCCGCAGGCCACGCCGCTGCTGGCGCGGCGCAGTGCCGAACTGAATAACCTGGAAGAGCTGTTGTTTGCGCTGGCGCTGCTGGGAGACGATCGGGCGATTGCGGCGACCTATTCAGGCGGGCGCCTGGTTCATCAGCGGTAA
- the xdhC gene encoding xanthine dehydrogenase accessory protein XdhC gives MDEWRLASTAPAVLVTVAIGEGSVPRGPGTRMTVTQAGLAGTIGGGHLELRAIEIARAMLLDGRARHFERFALGPSLGQCCGGVVHLAFELADPAQASLLAERRDSDSWRLTALDGAIETALFDAAGVQLAGSPAPVFARTRGTHVMQEQDGRRWLVAQVEAPRAHLVLFGAGHVGAAVVRALAHLPCTITWVDERDDLFPEHVPDNVRIEATDAPEDVVASAPAGASYLVMTHSHALDQRLAEAILARPQVGWFGLIGSHTKRKQFEHRLRARGLDPARIDAMACPIGLPGITGKEPAVIAASVSAQLLMLWEAAARADAGAPPIRLVGSC, from the coding sequence ATGGACGAGTGGCGCCTGGCCAGCACCGCGCCGGCAGTTCTGGTGACGGTGGCCATTGGCGAAGGCTCGGTCCCGCGCGGACCGGGCACGCGCATGACGGTCACGCAGGCCGGCCTGGCCGGCACGATCGGCGGCGGCCACCTGGAACTGCGCGCCATCGAGATCGCCCGCGCCATGCTGCTGGACGGCCGCGCGCGCCATTTCGAGCGGTTTGCGCTCGGCCCCAGCCTCGGCCAATGCTGCGGCGGCGTGGTGCACCTGGCGTTCGAACTGGCCGACCCCGCGCAGGCATCGCTGCTGGCCGAACGGCGCGACAGCGACAGCTGGCGCCTGACCGCGCTCGACGGCGCGATTGAAACCGCGCTGTTCGACGCCGCCGGCGTGCAGCTCGCCGGTTCGCCCGCGCCCGTGTTCGCCCGCACCCGCGGCACGCACGTGATGCAGGAGCAGGACGGCCGCCGCTGGCTGGTCGCGCAGGTCGAAGCGCCGCGCGCCCATCTGGTGCTGTTCGGCGCCGGCCACGTCGGCGCCGCCGTCGTGCGCGCGCTGGCCCACCTGCCGTGCACCATCACCTGGGTGGACGAACGCGACGACCTGTTCCCGGAACACGTACCTGACAACGTGCGCATCGAAGCGACCGATGCGCCCGAAGACGTGGTCGCCAGCGCGCCGGCCGGCGCCAGCTACCTCGTCATGACCCACTCCCATGCGCTCGACCAGCGCCTGGCCGAAGCGATCCTCGCGCGGCCGCAGGTCGGCTGGTTCGGCCTGATCGGCTCGCACACCAAGCGCAAGCAGTTCGAACACCGGCTGCGCGCGCGCGGCCTCGACCCGGCCCGCATCGACGCGATGGCCTGCCCGATCGGCCTGCCCGGCATCACCGGCAAGGAGCCGGCCGTGATCGCCGCGTCGGTATCGGCGCAACTGTTGATGCTGTGGGAAGCGGCCGCGCGCGCCGATGCTGGCGCGCCGCCCATTAGACTGGTAGGCTCCTGCTGA
- the xdhB gene encoding xanthine dehydrogenase molybdopterin binding subunit produces the protein MSEADTPVVKPWSAVGVPRAHESAALHVLGQATYTDDIPEVQGTLHGALGLSSKPHARIVSIDLAKVRAAAGVVGVFAVGDIPGVNDCGPIIHDDPIFADGVVMYVGQPIFIVVAETHDQARRAARLADVVYEELPAILTPQAAKAAQSYVLPPMRLARGDYQAAFERAPHSVKGELYVGGQEQFYLEGQIAYAVPKEDKGMLVLCSTQHPSEMQHVVAHALGVHSHNITVECRRMGGGFGGKESQSALWCAASAIAAAKLRRPVKLRADRDDDMLVTGKRHCFHYEYEVGYGEDGRIVAAKVDMVTRAGYSADLSGPVATRAVCHFDNTYYLSDVDIRAACGKTNTQSNTAFRGFGGPQGAIAIEYVIDEIARNLGRDALDIRRINFYGDDTRNVTPYGQVVVDNVIGALTAELEASSEYRTRRAAIDAFNASSPVLKKGLALTPVKFGIAFNVTHLNQAGALVHVYVDGSILVNHGGTEMGQGINTKVMQVVAHELGVDMAHVRATATDTSKVANTSATAASTGADLNGKAAQDAARQIRERLAAYAVKLYGGEVAQVRFAADIVHVNGHEVRFPELVQKAYLARVQLWSDGFYATPGLHWDPKTMSGNPFSYFAYGAAVAEVVVDTLTGEWKLLRADALYDAGNSLNPAIDIGQVEGAFIQGMGWLTTEELWWNDGGKLMTHAPSTYKIPGVSDCPDDFRVKLFKNRNVADSIHRSKAVGEPPLLLPFSVFFAIRDAVSAVGGHKVNPPLNSPATSEEILKSIAAVEAAVGA, from the coding sequence ATGAGCGAAGCGGATACCCCTGTCGTCAAACCGTGGAGCGCCGTCGGCGTCCCGCGCGCCCACGAATCGGCCGCGCTGCACGTGCTCGGCCAGGCCACCTACACCGACGACATCCCGGAAGTGCAGGGCACCCTGCACGGCGCCCTCGGCCTGTCGTCCAAGCCACACGCGCGCATCGTGTCGATCGATCTGGCCAAAGTGCGCGCGGCCGCCGGCGTGGTCGGCGTATTTGCTGTCGGCGACATCCCTGGCGTGAACGACTGCGGCCCGATCATCCATGACGACCCGATCTTCGCCGACGGCGTTGTGATGTACGTCGGCCAGCCGATCTTCATCGTCGTCGCCGAGACCCACGACCAGGCCCGCCGCGCCGCGCGCCTGGCGGACGTCGTCTACGAAGAACTCCCGGCGATCCTGACGCCGCAGGCTGCCAAGGCCGCTCAGTCCTACGTGCTGCCGCCGATGCGCCTGGCGCGCGGCGACTACCAGGCCGCGTTCGAACGCGCGCCGCACTCGGTCAAGGGCGAGCTCTACGTCGGCGGCCAGGAACAGTTTTATCTGGAAGGCCAGATCGCCTACGCCGTGCCGAAGGAAGACAAGGGCATGCTGGTGCTGTGCTCGACCCAGCACCCGAGCGAGATGCAGCACGTCGTCGCGCACGCGCTGGGCGTCCACTCGCACAACATCACGGTCGAATGCCGGCGCATGGGCGGCGGCTTCGGCGGCAAGGAATCGCAGTCGGCGCTGTGGTGCGCGGCCTCCGCCATCGCCGCGGCAAAGCTCAGGCGCCCCGTCAAGCTGCGCGCCGACCGCGACGACGACATGCTCGTCACCGGCAAGCGCCACTGCTTCCACTACGAATACGAAGTCGGCTACGGCGAGGACGGCCGCATTGTCGCCGCCAAGGTCGACATGGTCACCCGCGCCGGCTATTCGGCCGACCTGTCAGGCCCCGTCGCCACGCGCGCCGTCTGCCATTTCGACAATACCTACTACCTGTCCGACGTTGATATCCGCGCCGCCTGCGGCAAGACCAACACTCAGTCCAACACCGCCTTCCGCGGCTTCGGCGGCCCGCAAGGCGCCATCGCGATCGAATACGTGATCGACGAAATCGCCCGCAACCTGGGCCGCGATGCGCTCGACATCCGCCGCATCAACTTCTACGGCGACGACACGCGCAACGTCACGCCCTACGGCCAGGTCGTGGTGGACAACGTCATCGGCGCGCTGACGGCCGAACTGGAAGCGTCCAGCGAATACCGCACACGCCGCGCAGCGATCGACGCCTTCAACGCGAGCAGCCCGGTGCTGAAGAAAGGTCTCGCGCTCACGCCGGTCAAGTTCGGTATCGCCTTCAACGTCACCCACCTGAACCAGGCCGGCGCGCTGGTGCACGTGTACGTGGACGGCTCGATCCTGGTCAACCACGGCGGGACCGAAATGGGGCAGGGCATCAACACCAAGGTGATGCAGGTCGTCGCGCACGAGCTGGGCGTCGATATGGCGCACGTGCGCGCCACCGCCACCGACACCAGTAAGGTCGCCAACACCTCCGCCACCGCCGCATCGACCGGCGCGGACCTGAACGGCAAGGCGGCGCAGGACGCCGCGCGCCAGATCCGGGAACGTCTGGCCGCCTATGCGGTCAAACTGTATGGAGGCGAGGTCGCGCAAGTGCGCTTCGCCGCCGATATCGTCCACGTCAACGGCCACGAAGTGCGCTTCCCGGAACTGGTGCAGAAAGCCTACCTGGCGCGCGTGCAGTTGTGGTCCGACGGCTTCTACGCAACGCCGGGACTGCACTGGGATCCGAAAACCATGAGCGGCAATCCGTTCTCCTACTTCGCATACGGCGCCGCCGTGGCCGAAGTGGTGGTCGATACCCTGACCGGCGAGTGGAAGCTGCTGCGCGCCGACGCGCTGTACGACGCCGGCAACTCGCTCAACCCGGCCATCGACATCGGCCAGGTCGAAGGCGCCTTCATCCAGGGCATGGGCTGGCTCACCACCGAGGAACTGTGGTGGAACGACGGAGGCAAGCTGATGACGCACGCGCCGTCCACCTACAAGATCCCTGGCGTGTCCGACTGCCCCGACGACTTCCGCGTGAAGCTTTTCAAGAACCGTAACGTGGCCGACAGCATCCACCGCTCCAAGGCCGTTGGCGAGCCGCCGCTGCTGCTGCCGTTCTCGGTCTTCTTCGCGATCCGCGACGCGGTGTCGGCGGTCGGCGGCCACAAGGTCAATCCGCCGTTGAACTCCCCGGCCACCAGCGAGGAAATCCTCAAGTCGATCGCCGCCGTCGAAGCGGCAGTGGGCGCGTGA